Genomic segment of uncultured Tolumonas sp.:
ATCAGCGGATTGCGTTGTCGGTAATCGTTGCGGGATCAATAAAGGCTGCGAAGTTAAACCTTCATTCAATAAGCCACTAAACTGAGTTAACCATTGCTGATGTTGAATAGCTCGCAGATCAGCCAGTATTAAAGTGTCACCTTGTGCTGATAATAAAAAACGTTCACGGAACAAGCGTAATACTGGCCAATCAGCTGTATTGCTAGCTTCATATTCAATATTTGAATGTGCAGAAACAGCAGGCAATTCAGCATGCAACAACGCACTGTACGAACGCAACTGTGAACCAGATGGCGAGGTATAACCGCCAGCCGGCGCGGTATATTGATGCTGACTGGTTGCACTGGGCTTTAAGGGTGTGACCGGATAGTCAGGTGCAGATTCTGCTATGCCGGAAAAAACATGCTCGGTAGCTTCAGCACTATAAGCGGTCTGTAATGCTTGACCAATAACCTGCACAATAAAGTCATGCACCTGCCGGGCTTCATGAAAACGAACTTCATGTTTTGATGGATGTACATTCACATCAACCTGACGCGGATCTAACTGCAAATAGAGCACATAAGAAGGCTGAAACGAAGCGCCGCTGTATTCGGTATAAGCCTGTCGAATCGCATGATTCAGCAGCTTATCGCGCATCATGCGGCCATTCACATAACAGTACTGCACTTCACCAATATTTGTTAGGGGTTGTGGCGCTAACCACCCATACAAGCGTAAGCCAAGATGTTCACTGTCAACACGCAAAGCAGCTTGCATAAACTCATTACCGCAAGCTTGTGCGACGCGTTGTTCTTGTAATAACTCAGTTTGTGCCGGGCGATATTGCCGCAGTAATTTACCGTTATGTTTTAAATTGATCGCGACATCAAAGCGGCTTAGCGCTAAACGACGTAACAATTCATCAATATGTCCGAACTCTGTTTTTTCGCTACGCAAGAAACGTCGGCGCGCAGGGGTATTGAAAAACAGATCGAGGACTTCAACGGTAGTTCCGATAGGGTGTGCCGCTGGTTTAATGGTGACATCCATTTCTCGGCCTTCCGCATAAGCTTGCCAGGCTTCACTTTGCTCTGCTGTGCGGGATGTCAGCGTTAAACGGGAAACCGAGCTAATCGACGCTAAAGCTTCCCCACGAAACCCAAGACTTTCTATATGCTCAAGATCATCGAGGGTCGCTACTTTTGAGGTCGCATGTCGGGCCAGTGCTAACGCCAGTTCAGCGCCTGGAATGCCACTGCCGTTATCACGAATACGAATGAGCTGGATGCCACCTTTTTCCAACTCAACATCAATTCGGTTGGCTCCCGCATCCAAGCTGTTTTCCACCAGTTCTTTGATAACAGATGCGGGGCGCTCCACCACTTCACCAGCAGCGATTTGGTTCGCCAAAATAGGTGGCAGTATTTGAATTGGCATATTAAATAGTCGGAATAATGATGACCTGCCCGATCAGCAAGTTATCGGATTTAAGGTTATTCCGATTACGCAGGGCTTTTTTACTGACACGATATTGTTCGGCCAGCCCGGATAAACTTTCACCGGTTTTAACAACATGTTTATGAGAATCAGACTCGGCGGCATTTGCTGAGGTAGCATTTTTTTTGCTGGATGAATTCACCAGCGTGCCACCACCACTTGGCAAGTTACGACCATAGTAATCACGTACGCCGCTAAAAATAGCATTGGCCAATTGTGATTGGTAATCTGCCGATGCTAACAAACGTTCTTCCTGCGAGTTAGAAATAAAACCGGTTTCAATCAGCAGAGATGGAATATCCGGCGCTTTCAACACAGCTAAACTGGCATGTTCAGGCCGTTTTTTATGTAATGTCGCAACATTACCGATCCGGCGCAGAACACGGCGACCAATGTCATAACCTTCACTGCGGGAGTTATCCCAGGAAAGGTCGAGAATGGTTTGTGCCAGATAAGGATTCGGCTCCGTTTCAGCAATCACTTTACCAGCCCCGCCCAGTAACTCGGTGTGTTTGCTTTGCTGATCTAGCAACTTATCCATCTCTTTATCAACACGTTTTGCCGATAAGATCCAAACCGAAGCACCTCTGACCGAATTACTTGGGCCACTATCGGCATGAATAGAGATCAACAAACGGGCATTTTTACGACGGGCGATAGCAGAACGTTCATCTAATTCCACAAAATTGTCACGCGAACGCGTCATGATCGCGTGCATACCAGGCTGGTTGTTAATGAGATTTTCCAATTTGCGGGCAATACCCAACGTCACCGTTTTTTCATAGGTGTGCCCG
This window contains:
- a CDS encoding N-acetylmuramoyl-L-alanine amidase, producing MKIRILLILLAVVAWPAAANQIKQLRISPTKAMVRMVFDLDSQPNYSFTIDTGKNSLIIDFQDITGTPFPVPRTAGCEGFLRSIRRNSLPGNVVQVEFALANGVKPQIFSLAPQANYHHHRLVIDIKPGTLIAKNGVSGNNAGSSVAAPDIAPTKTKDVPSVAVVSRNENEGTSPAVTVKTETTKTPVTASKTAVLQAQPPTAKIDKAVAGRVIQLSDLISKEELASPDSSPAADEPDNSPDTSKAVLPSGGGPFIVAIDAGHGGKDPGAIGPGHTYEKTVTLGIARKLENLINNQPGMHAIMTRSRDNFVELDERSAIARRKNARLLISIHADSGPSNSVRGASVWILSAKRVDKEMDKLLDQQSKHTELLGGAGKVIAETEPNPYLAQTILDLSWDNSRSEGYDIGRRVLRRIGNVATLHKKRPEHASLAVLKAPDIPSLLIETGFISNSQEERLLASADYQSQLANAIFSGVRDYYGRNLPSGGGTLVNSSSKKNATSANAAESDSHKHVVKTGESLSGLAEQYRVSKKALRNRNNLKSDNLLIGQVIIIPTI
- the mutL gene encoding DNA mismatch repair endonuclease MutL, coding for MPIQILPPILANQIAAGEVVERPASVIKELVENSLDAGANRIDVELEKGGIQLIRIRDNGSGIPGAELALALARHATSKVATLDDLEHIESLGFRGEALASISSVSRLTLTSRTAEQSEAWQAYAEGREMDVTIKPAAHPIGTTVEVLDLFFNTPARRRFLRSEKTEFGHIDELLRRLALSRFDVAINLKHNGKLLRQYRPAQTELLQEQRVAQACGNEFMQAALRVDSEHLGLRLYGWLAPQPLTNIGEVQYCYVNGRMMRDKLLNHAIRQAYTEYSGASFQPSYVLYLQLDPRQVDVNVHPSKHEVRFHEARQVHDFIVQVIGQALQTAYSAEATEHVFSGIAESAPDYPVTPLKPSATSQHQYTAPAGGYTSPSGSQLRSYSALLHAELPAVSAHSNIEYEASNTADWPVLRLFRERFLLSAQGDTLILADLRAIQHQQWLTQFSGLLNEGLTSQPLLIPQRLPTTQSADWLNEYASWLQKLGLRLTSPKSQQLIIQAVPAILRQTDLVSTVPALLQLLDGYPAMVSQADWHSFISCWLTLPGLIPLQYSTASAQSLWQWMQNHITDWQMNTHLVQHVDITNILEVFSRD